AGGTCCATCCCTGAAAGATGCCGAATGAGCTCAATCTCGGACTCGGCGTCGACGGCGATGAGGTCACCGATCTTCATGGTGAACGGTTCCTCCGTCCACCCGTTGAAGGTGAACACGGCATAGCCGCCGATGCTGCCGTCATCCTTCACGTGAAGGACAGCCCGGGCCTTGCGCCACCGCGTGGTGATGTCATCGGGGTCCCACTGACCGGTGCCGTATCTGCGGTAGTGCGGCTGCCGGCCCACTGAGCCCCGGGTGACTGCGTGGTGGGCTTCGAAGACCTCATCGATGACGTCGCCCAGCTTCGCCGGGTCGGCGCTGAGCACCCTCCCTGAGGGCTCACTGCGGAGCCCGAAGGCTTCGCCCGCCGCGCTCACATTGATGAGCGCCTCCTGCTCACGGGTCACGGGTCCGAACCCGAAGCGGCCGTAGATGCTGCCCTCGGAGGCTGTCAGCAGCGCCAACGGCTTGCCGTCCTCCACCGCAGCCGCCAGTCGGCTTGTCATCAGGTGCTTCAGGATGCCCCGCCGCCTGAACGAGGCATCCACGGTGACACCGGTGATCAGAAAAGCGTCCACCAGATCCGGGCCTCCGGCGTTGAGCGTCTTGTCGAAGTCCACGAACGTGCCCACCGGGTGCTCCGGGCCGAAGCCGAGGCGCTCATATGCCTCTCCCCAGTGCTCCAGAGCCGCAGCATCGGGGTCGACATACACACCTGTGGTGCGCTGACCGTCTTCGGCCAGAGCCTTCTCCTCAGCCCGCACCCGCTCGTCAGAGGGCGATGCTTCGTAGAAGCCGGCAGTCACGGCACGGTGGAAGGCCGCAGTTCTCTCATCCGGGCTGCCTTCAGCATCCAGTGCAGGGGTGAACGTCCTGGCGGTCAGCCCGTCGGCCAACGGGGAAACGTGCGGGAGAGGAGGGTGCGATGATGTGCTCACCACCGCACCCTAGCCGAGCCCCGCTCCGAGCATCACTGATTGGCCTGCATGGCCCGCAGCTCCTTCTTGAGGTCTCCGATCTCGTCGCGCAGCCGGGCTGCCACCTCGAAGTTCAGCTCCTCGGCGGCGTTGTGCATCTGCGCGGAGAGCTGCTCGATGAGCTCCGCGGTGTCCTTCGCCGGGGTGTTCGAGACCGCGGACTCCTTGGCGCCGCCGGGGGCGTCCCCTTCGCCGTCCTTCTGGAATCCGGTCCAACCGCGGTGGCCCTTGCCGTACTGGAAGCCGGTGGCCAGCCCGCCCATGCCCTGCAGCAGGTCCGCGGTGTCGGCGTCCTCGCGGGCCAGCTGGTCCGTGATGTCGGCAATCTTCTTCTTCAGCGGGGTGGGGTCGATGCCGTGCTCAGTGTTGTAGGCGACCTGCTTGGCCCGGCGCCGCTCAGTCTCATCAATGGCCTGCCGCATGGAGTCTGTGATCCGGTCGGCGTACATGTGCACCTGGCCGGAGACGTTGCGGGCGGCACGGCCGATCGTCTGGATGAGGGACGTCGTCGACCGCAGGAACCCTTCCTTATCCGCGTCGAGGATCGCCACCAGGGAGACCTCCGGCAGGTCGAGCCCCTCACGGAGCAGGTTGATGCCCACGACGACGTCGAAGGTCCCCCTCCGCAGCTCACGAAGGATCTCCACACGTTTGAGGGTGTCGACGTCGGAGTGCAGGTACTCGACCCTGACCCCGTGCTCCAGCAGGTACTCGGTGAGGTCCTCCGCCATGCGTTTGGTCAGCGTGGTGACCAGCACACGCTCGTTCTGTGCGGTGCGGGTCCTGATCTCGCCGAGCAGGTCATCGATCTGCCCCTTGGTGGGCTTGACCACCACCTCGGGGTCCACCAGCCCGGTGGGACGGATGATCTGCTCCACCGCCCCGTCCGACTGGGTGAGCTCGTAGTTCCCCGGCGTGGCGGAGAGGTAGACGGTCTGACCGATCCGCTCAAGGAACTCGTCCCATTTCAGCGGCCGGTTGTCCATGGCTGAGGGCAGCCGGAAGCCGTGCTCCACCAAGGTGCGCTTGCGGGACATGTCACCCTCATACATGCCGCCGATCTGCGGGATCGTCACATGCGACTCGTCGACGACGAGCAGGAAGTCGTCCGGGAAATAGTCCAGCAGACAGTGCGGTGCCGTGCCGGTGCCGCGGCCGTCGATGTGCCGGGAGTAGTTCTCAATCCCGTTGCAGAAGCCCATCTGCTGCATCATCTCCAGGTCGTAGGTGGTGCGCATACGCAGCCGCTGGGCCTCCAGCAGCTTGTTCTGCGACTCCAGCTCGGCCAGCCGCTCCCGCAGCTCGTCCTCGATGCGGGTGATGGCCGCGGCCATCCGGTCATCGCCGGCCACATAGTGGGAGGCGGGGAAGATATACATCTCCTCCTCATCGCGCACCACCGTGCCGGTCAGCGGGTGGAGTGTGTGGATCGCTTCGATCTCATCGCCGAAGAACTCGATCCGCACCGCAAGCTCCTCATACATCGGGATGATCTCCACGGTGTCCCCGCGCACCCGGAACGTCCCGCGGTGGAAGTCGGTGTCGTTGCGCACGTACTGCATACCCACAAAGCGGCGCAGCATCTCGTCCCGGTCCACCTGCTGCCCTCGCTTGATGGACACCATCTGGGCGATGTACTCCTCCGGGGTGCCCAGACCGTAGATGCAGGAGACCGTGGCGACGACGACAGTGTCACGCCGGGTCAGCAGGGCGTTGGTCGCCGAGTGGCGCAGCCGCTCGACCTCGTCGTTCACCGAGGAGTCCTTCTCAATGAAGGTGTCCGTCTGCGGGACGTAGGCCTCGGGCTGGTAGTAGTCGTAGTAGGAGACGAAGTACTCCACCGCGTTGTGCGGCAGCAGCTCCCGGAACTCGTTGGCGAGCTGGGCGGCCAGGGTCTTGTTCTGGACCATGATGAGTGTGGGCCGCTGCACCTTCTCGATCAGCCAGGCGGCCGTGGCTGACTTGCCGGTGCCGGTGGCGCCCATCAGCGTGATGTCCTTCTCGCCGCCCTCAACCCGCTCGGCCAGCTCCTCAATGGCCTTGGGCTGGTCGCCCGAGGGCTGGTAGGGGCTCACCACTCTGAAGGGGGCGACGGTCCGGCTGATCTTCGGGGCTAGGGACATAGCGGGCTCAACGCTCCAATCCTGCGAAAAATTCGTCCACCTGGGCGCGCAGCTGCTCGAGGGTCCCGGAATTGTCGAGCACGACGTCGGCCGCCTCCGCCCGCTGCTCGTCTGTGGCCTGAGCGGCGATGCGGCGCTCGGCCTCGCTGCGGTCCATCCCCCGGTCCCCGGTGAGCCGACGGATGCGCTCCTCGCGCGGGGCTGCGACCACCACGAGGGTGTCGAACCGGTGCTGCTGCCCGGTCTCCACCAGCAGCGGAATGTCCTCCACCACCACGCTGCCAGCAGGGGCAGCATCCCGCAGCCGGCGGGACTCCTGCCGCACCCGCGGATGGATGATCCCGTTGAGACGAGCCCGGGCCTCATCGTCATTGAACACGATCCGACCCAAGGCGGGGCGGTCCAGGGCGCCGTCGTCAGTCAGGACTCCCTCGCCGAAGGCCCCGACGATCTCCGCCAGCCCCTGCGTGCCGGGCTCCACCACCTGCCGGGAGAGCACGTCAGCATCAATGACGACCGCGCCGAGCTCCCCCAGCCGGGCAGCCACCGCGGATTTCCCGGAGGCGATGCCGCCGGTCAGACCCACACTCACGATCTCAGACATGGCCTCGAGTCTACGGCCACGTCCCAGAAGCTCAGCCGCTGCGGGACAGCCGGGAGGGCCACCATATGCGGCGTCCGATGTCCGCGCAGAGGGCAGGGACCTGCAGCGTCCGCACCACGAGCGTGTCGATCGCCACGCCCAGCGCCACCAGGAATGCCAGCTGCACCATGAACATCAGCGGCAGCACTGCCAGCGCAGCGAAGGTCGCCGCGAGCACCACTCCGGCTGAGGTGATCACTCCGCCGGTGACCACCAATGAGCGCAGCACGCCCTCCGAGGCGCCATGCATCGGCGTCTCCTCCCGAGCCCTGGTCATGAGGAAGATGTTGTAGTCGACCCCCAGGGCGACCAGGAACATGAACCCGTACAGGGGCACCGTCGGGTCCGCCCCGGGGAATCCGAAGACGTGGTTGAACACCAGCGCCGAGATGCCCAGTGCGGCCAGATAGGACAGCACCGTGGTGGCCACCAGGATCAGCGGGGTGACCACCGCCCGGAACAGCAGCACCAGAATGAGCGTGACCGCCAGCAGCACACTGGGCACAATGACCGTCAGGTCACGCTGGGCGGTCTCGTTGGTGTCCAGCTGAGTGGCGGTGGTGCCGCCGACCAGGGCCTCCTCGTCCAGTCCGGCGAGCTCCGCGCGCAGTGCCGCCACCGTCTCCTCTGCTTCCGGGGAGTCCGCCGCGCTGTTCAGGGTCGCCGAGATCTGCACCCATCCGTCGACCTCCTGGGCCTGCTGCGGCTCCTGCGCCGGTGCTTGGCCCTCGGCCAGCAGCTGGGCGGAGGCCACGCCGTCGATGCTCTCGGCCGCCTCAAGGGCATCCTCCGCCTCGTCGCTGCTGACGAACACGTTGGCCGGGGCGCCGGTGCCCGCGTCGAAGTGCTCCTCCAGCAGCTCCTGGCCCGCCTTGGTCTCCGTCTCCCCGAGGACCACCTCGGACTGGGCAACGCCCTCGGCCCGCAGCTGTCCCACTGCCCCGGCGGCCAGCACCAGCAGCAGCGTGACCGTCACCCAGACGGCACGGGGACGGCGCCGCACCAGATGCGCGACCCGCCGCCACAGCCGGTGCTGGGCCGCGGAGCCCTCCGCCCGGACGTGCGGGGTCTTCGGCCAGAACGCGGGCCTGCCCACCAGGGCCAGCATCGCCGGGAGGAACGTGAGGGTCGCCGCCATGGAGAAGACGATGCCCGTGGCCGCCACCGGCCCCAGAGCACGGTTGGAGTTGAGGTCGGAGAGCAGCAGGCACAGCAGTGCCACCGCTACCGTTCCGCCCGAGGCGAGGATCGGGGGCGCGGACCTGCGGACGGCCCGGGACAAGGCCCCATACCGGCTTCGCTGGACCCCCAGCTCCTCCCGGTACCTGGCCACGAGCAGCAGCGAGTAGTCAGTGGCCGCACCGATCACCAGGATCGACAGGATCCCCTGAACCTGCCCGTTGAGCTGGATCCATCCCGCATCCGCCATCAGGTAGATCACAGTGATGGCGGCACAGAGCGCGCCCACCGAGGAGACCAGCACCAGCACCGGCAGCAGCACTGACCTGTAGACCGTCACGAGGATGACGAAGACCGCTGCAACGGCGACCAGCAGCAGCATCCCGTCCACCCCGGCGAACGCCTCAGAGAGGTCGGCGGAGAGAGCGGCGGGGCCTGTCACATAGGCCTCCCACTCACCCGCGGGCAGCTGCTCATCGACGAGCTCGCGCAGATCCACCAGGGCGTCGTCCTCAGCGGCGTCCTCCTCCAGCAGGACAGTCATCTGGGCCGCGGCGCCGCTCTCGGCCGGCTGGGCAGGCGCGGATTCCAGCACCCCGTCCAGCTCGGCAGCGGCCTCACCGGCCTCCTGCAGCTGCTCCACGTGCGCCTCGGTGAGTTCGCCGCCGTCGGGCGCGGCGATCACTGTGGCGGGCACAGCGTCATCGTCGCCGAACTGCTCCTGGAGCTCCAGGGCCTGGGTGGACTCAGCATCGGCGGGCAGGAAGGTCGCCTGATCGTTGGTCGTCACCTCGGAGATCACCCCGAAGGTCTGCCCGCCCCAGGCGGTCCACGCCAACCACAGGAGGGTCAGCACAGCGGGGATCAGGACACGGACGGAGCGCCGGGGAAGAGCCATCATCCCAGGGCTCCGGGCCTGAGGCTCTCAGCGAACGGCTCGACGACGACGCCGAGGAGGGCGCCGTCGTAAGCTTGAGGCTGCTGCACAGGGGGCAGGCCTGAAGCAGAGGCCCCCGCGGCGTCAGGTGCGGTGCTCGTGGCTTTGCTCCTTAGTGCGTCGAAAGCGGGCCCGAATCCCGCCGCATGTAGCTAATCTGGCTAGTAATAACCCTAGCTTACTGATGGAGTGACTTCTGATGGACAGCCCAGAAAGTGCCTCTGCCCCGGAGCTGCCGATGATGGACCCGCGCGTCATGGACCCTTCCGGCGAGCTCCTGGACATCAGCGGGATGAACCCCGCAGAAGCGGACCAGGCGCTCGAGGTGCTGACCGCCCTCAGGGCGTGGCACCAGGCCGAGCGCCGTATGAACGAAGCGTCCCAGCGCTACATGAAGCTGGGCGAGAACGACATGCGTGCCCTGCGCTGGGCCATCGCGGCCCAGCGCAGCGGCCGGACTGTCACTCCGACGATGATCGCTCAGCACCTGGGCATCTCAACAGCGTCGGTGACCAAGATGCTTGACCGCCTGGAGCGCGGAGAGCACATCCGCCGCCGCCCCCACCCAGTGGACCGGCGCAGCAGCACCGTCGAAGTGACCGAGGAGACACAGCGGGCCGCCCGCGAATCGGTGGGCCGAAGCCACGCTGAGCGATACCGCGTCGCCGCCGAGATGACCCCCGAGGAGAGAGGCGCAGTGATCCGGTTCCTGGAGGCCCTCACCTCCACTGAGGATACTGCCGGCTCAGCCTCTGCCTCAGAGTAGGCGCCAGGCACAGGAGCCCCGACAGGCTCAGATGTGGGGCGGGTTCTTGCCCTGGAACGGCTCACCGGCGGTGGGGTCGATCCAAGGCTGCTCTCCGGTGCGGATGCGGTACTCCTGCACCACCTCCGGCTGCTCGGCGTGGTCCACGTCCGGAGCGTTCTCCGGCTGGCTGCCCTCGGCGTAGTCGGGTGCGACCACAGCCTCAGAGAGCTCCGGGTCACCCTCCTCCATACGACGCTGGTACTCCTCCGGGGGCAGTGTCCGCAGCCAGCGGCGGGACGGCAGGTGCCCCAGCTCGCCAGCGTCCTCGCGCATGGCACGGTGGAGGCTGTACATCATGAAGAATGCCAGAACGAAGAACGGCAGCCCGAAGAACAGGGCCACATCACGGAGGACCGCGAGGCCGCCCTCCTCGTCCTCCTCAGTACCGGTGAACACCAGCAGCACGGTGGCGACCACACCGATGTAGATGGCCCAGATCGCACGCTGGTGGGGTGCAGTGGTGCCCTTGGGCCGGCCCTCGCCGTCATAGCCGTTGCACATGTCATCCAGCACCAGGGAGGCGGAGTCCAGGGAGGTGATGAAGAAGACGCCGACCAGCAGGATGGCCACCGCGCTGGTGAGGGTCGTCAGCGGGTAGTGCTCCAGCAGCGCGAACATCGAGGTCTCCGCGCCGTACTCGAGCACGTGGTCGACGACGCCTCCTTCGCCGAAGAATTCGACGTCGAACACGGCGGCGGCCCAGGTGCCGAACCAGATGATGGTGAACAGGGTGGGCAGGCCCAGCACACCCAGGACGAACTGGCGCACAGATCGGCCGCGGGAGATGCGGGCGATGAAGATGCCCACGAAGGGCGCCCAAGCAATGGTCCAGCCCCAGTAGAAGATGGTCCAGTCCTGCTGCCAGCCGGTATCGGCGAGCGTGTCGTTCCAGAACATCACTTCGGGCAGTATGTCGATGTAGGTGCCGGCTGCCTCAACCACCCCGCGAAGCAGGAAGATGGTGGGGCCGGTGACGATGACGAAGAGCAGCAGGAGGACGCTCATCCCGATGTTGAAGTTCGACAGCACCTTGATGCCCCTGTCGATGCCCAGCACCGCGGAGATGGTCGCGATGACAGTCACCGTCGTGATGATGACGATGATCCCCCAGTCCTCTTCGGTGAAGCCGAACGCTTCGGAGAGGCCCTGGTGGACCTGCAGGGTGCCCAGCCCGATGGACATGCCGATGCCGAAGATGGTGCCGACGATGGCGAAGATGTCGATGCCCTTGCCGATGGGGCCGTGAATCCCGTCGCCGAGGATCGGCTGGAACAGAGAGGACACGCGCGGGGGCAGGTTCCTCTTGTAGATGAAGTAGGCGAAGGCAAGGCCAGGCAGGGCGAAGATCGTCCAGGTGTGCAGTCCGAAGTGATACAGAGTAAAGCCGATGGCGTCGCGGGCAGCCTCCGACGTCTCCCCTTCGATGCCCAGCTCCCCGGCGCGCGGGGGATCGGCGAAGTGGAATGCCGGCTCGGCCACGGCCCAGAACATCAGGATGGTGCCGATGCCGGCGGCGAAGAGCATGCCGAACCAGGCCAGATCGGAGTGCCGGGGCTTCTCGTCGTCAGCTCCGAGCTTCAGCCGCCCGAACCGGCTGAGGCCGATGTAGATCAGGAAAATGAGGAAAACAGAGACGCCGAAGATGAAGAACCAGCCGAAGTGCTGGAAGATCCAATCAGCAACCTGTGCCCAGAATTCACCCATCTGCTCGGGAATGAACAGGGTGACGGCGACAAAGACCACCACAAAAGCCGAGGACGAGAAGAACAGAAGCGGGTTCGTCCTCAATCGAAACAGG
The sequence above is drawn from the Nesterenkonia populi genome and encodes:
- the uvrB gene encoding excinuclease ABC subunit UvrB codes for the protein MSLAPKISRTVAPFRVVSPYQPSGDQPKAIEELAERVEGGEKDITLMGATGTGKSATAAWLIEKVQRPTLIMVQNKTLAAQLANEFRELLPHNAVEYFVSYYDYYQPEAYVPQTDTFIEKDSSVNDEVERLRHSATNALLTRRDTVVVATVSCIYGLGTPEEYIAQMVSIKRGQQVDRDEMLRRFVGMQYVRNDTDFHRGTFRVRGDTVEIIPMYEELAVRIEFFGDEIEAIHTLHPLTGTVVRDEEEMYIFPASHYVAGDDRMAAAITRIEDELRERLAELESQNKLLEAQRLRMRTTYDLEMMQQMGFCNGIENYSRHIDGRGTGTAPHCLLDYFPDDFLLVVDESHVTIPQIGGMYEGDMSRKRTLVEHGFRLPSAMDNRPLKWDEFLERIGQTVYLSATPGNYELTQSDGAVEQIIRPTGLVDPEVVVKPTKGQIDDLLGEIRTRTAQNERVLVTTLTKRMAEDLTEYLLEHGVRVEYLHSDVDTLKRVEILRELRRGTFDVVVGINLLREGLDLPEVSLVAILDADKEGFLRSTTSLIQTIGRAARNVSGQVHMYADRITDSMRQAIDETERRRAKQVAYNTEHGIDPTPLKKKIADITDQLAREDADTADLLQGMGGLATGFQYGKGHRGWTGFQKDGEGDAPGGAKESAVSNTPAKDTAELIEQLSAQMHNAAEELNFEVAARLRDEIGDLKKELRAMQANQ
- a CDS encoding MMPL family transporter, translated to MMALPRRSVRVLIPAVLTLLWLAWTAWGGQTFGVISEVTTNDQATFLPADAESTQALELQEQFGDDDAVPATVIAAPDGGELTEAHVEQLQEAGEAAAELDGVLESAPAQPAESGAAAQMTVLLEEDAAEDDALVDLRELVDEQLPAGEWEAYVTGPAALSADLSEAFAGVDGMLLLVAVAAVFVILVTVYRSVLLPVLVLVSSVGALCAAITVIYLMADAGWIQLNGQVQGILSILVIGAATDYSLLLVARYREELGVQRSRYGALSRAVRRSAPPILASGGTVAVALLCLLLSDLNSNRALGPVAATGIVFSMAATLTFLPAMLALVGRPAFWPKTPHVRAEGSAAQHRLWRRVAHLVRRRPRAVWVTVTLLLVLAAGAVGQLRAEGVAQSEVVLGETETKAGQELLEEHFDAGTGAPANVFVSSDEAEDALEAAESIDGVASAQLLAEGQAPAQEPQQAQEVDGWVQISATLNSAADSPEAEETVAALRAELAGLDEEALVGGTTATQLDTNETAQRDLTVIVPSVLLAVTLILVLLFRAVVTPLILVATTVLSYLAALGISALVFNHVFGFPGADPTVPLYGFMFLVALGVDYNIFLMTRAREETPMHGASEGVLRSLVVTGGVITSAGVVLAATFAALAVLPLMFMVQLAFLVALGVAIDTLVVRTLQVPALCADIGRRIWWPSRLSRSG
- a CDS encoding MarR family winged helix-turn-helix transcriptional regulator, which codes for MDSPESASAPELPMMDPRVMDPSGELLDISGMNPAEADQALEVLTALRAWHQAERRMNEASQRYMKLGENDMRALRWAIAAQRSGRTVTPTMIAQHLGISTASVTKMLDRLERGEHIRRRPHPVDRRSSTVEVTEETQRAARESVGRSHAERYRVAAEMTPEERGAVIRFLEALTSTEDTAGSASASE
- a CDS encoding BCCT family transporter, which encodes MLDKVHDLFRLRTNPLLFFSSSAFVVVFVAVTLFIPEQMGEFWAQVADWIFQHFGWFFIFGVSVFLIFLIYIGLSRFGRLKLGADDEKPRHSDLAWFGMLFAAGIGTILMFWAVAEPAFHFADPPRAGELGIEGETSEAARDAIGFTLYHFGLHTWTIFALPGLAFAYFIYKRNLPPRVSSLFQPILGDGIHGPIGKGIDIFAIVGTIFGIGMSIGLGTLQVHQGLSEAFGFTEEDWGIIVIITTVTVIATISAVLGIDRGIKVLSNFNIGMSVLLLLFVIVTGPTIFLLRGVVEAAGTYIDILPEVMFWNDTLADTGWQQDWTIFYWGWTIAWAPFVGIFIARISRGRSVRQFVLGVLGLPTLFTIIWFGTWAAAVFDVEFFGEGGVVDHVLEYGAETSMFALLEHYPLTTLTSAVAILLVGVFFITSLDSASLVLDDMCNGYDGEGRPKGTTAPHQRAIWAIYIGVVATVLLVFTGTEEDEEGGLAVLRDVALFFGLPFFVLAFFMMYSLHRAMREDAGELGHLPSRRWLRTLPPEEYQRRMEEGDPELSEAVVAPDYAEGSQPENAPDVDHAEQPEVVQEYRIRTGEQPWIDPTAGEPFQGKNPPHI
- a CDS encoding GNAT family N-acetyltransferase — its product is MSTSSHPPLPHVSPLADGLTARTFTPALDAEGSPDERTAAFHRAVTAGFYEASPSDERVRAEEKALAEDGQRTTGVYVDPDAAALEHWGEAYERLGFGPEHPVGTFVDFDKTLNAGGPDLVDAFLITGVTVDASFRRRGILKHLMTSRLAAAVEDGKPLALLTASEGSIYGRFGFGPVTREQEALINVSAAGEAFGLRSEPSGRVLSADPAKLGDVIDEVFEAHHAVTRGSVGRQPHYRRYGTGQWDPDDITTRWRKARAVLHVKDDGSIGGYAVFTFNGWTEEPFTMKIGDLIAVDAESEIELIRHLSGMDLVERLSWSRAPAEDPLRWALVNPRARRAERESDVLWARILDVPKALEGRAWGADGEFALEVADPLGIAPGSWRVVVRDGSAQVTAAQGGAASAPLLRTDVETLSTMYLGDVSVRTMHAAGRADADPADLDRLSAVIDLATPPYSATHF
- the coaE gene encoding dephospho-CoA kinase; the encoded protein is MSEIVSVGLTGGIASGKSAVAARLGELGAVVIDADVLSRQVVEPGTQGLAEIVGAFGEGVLTDDGALDRPALGRIVFNDDEARARLNGIIHPRVRQESRRLRDAAPAGSVVVEDIPLLVETGQQHRFDTLVVVAAPREERIRRLTGDRGMDRSEAERRIAAQATDEQRAEAADVVLDNSGTLEQLRAQVDEFFAGLER